The DNA segment TCCGAGGCCGGCTGCCGTCCTGCCGTCCTTGCGGAAGAAGCCGTAACCGCCCGCCTCCGGGCCCGCGGACACGAACTCCCAGCCGAAGACGGCGCCGTAGAAGGCGACGGCCGCCGCGGTGTCCGGACTGCCGAGATCGATCCAGAAGGGTGATCCGGTGGGGAAGTCGGTGCCGAGCATGGGGGGTGCCTCCTGCGAGTCCGGTACACGGACCCGTCACTATGCCGACCACCGGGGCCGCCGCTCGGCACACCGCCCCGCCCGGCCCGCCCCTTTCACCCTGGGTGGGTACGGCATCCGCGCCTCAGGGGGATGTACGTCGCCTCAGGAGGATGTGCGTTCGCCCGTCAGGATTGCGGGCACAGGACGAAGTCGTCGTACGCCCGCCGGGTGAGGTCGTCGCCCAGCTCGGTGAGTGCCGCGCGGATACGGCGCAGATGGTCCGGGGTGAGCTGGAGCGGGGGCTCGTCGGGCTGGTAGGTGGTGCGGACCGGGTAGTCGACGCCCGGCTCCGTCGTCATCTCGATGTGGCAGCCGAGCACATGGGTGACCGGGCGCCGGCCGGCGAACTCGATCAGGCGGTCGATGCTGCGGGTGAAGGCCGGGACGTCCTGGATGTAGAGGCGGCCCGGATAGACGCTGTCGCCGGTGAGCAGGAAGCCCGTGGCGGGGTCGTAGTAGGTGACGGCCGCCTCGTGGTGGCCCGGGGTCGCCAGACACTCCAGCACCCGGCCGCCCAGGTCGACGCGGGCGACGGCGTCCGGGTCCGTGTCGAAGCCGAAGTACGGCCACGCCGTGCCGAGGTCGGCCCCCACCACCGTGGTGTCCGGCCGCCCCGTGAACTGGCCGTCGCCCGCCACATGGTCGCCGTGCCCGTGTGTGTGCAGCACGAGCAGCTCGT comes from the Streptomyces sp. NBC_00820 genome and includes:
- a CDS encoding MBL fold metallo-hydrolase, producing the protein MDAGADLTDSPGADGTPRGRPLDVSWIHGSPSAKHNTDPDIQVHAHDEDTYVLRQNMAVHYEAPFLFLLCGEDRAVLIDTGATESAEFFPLRRVVDELIAARLARHPRDGYELLVLHTHGHGDHVAGDGQFTGRPDTTVVGADLGTAWPYFGFDTDPDAVARVDLGGRVLECLATPGHHEAAVTYYDPATGFLLTGDSVYPGRLYIQDVPAFTRSIDRLIEFAGRRPVTHVLGCHIEMTTEPGVDYPVRTTYQPDEPPLQLTPDHLRRIRAALTELGDDLTRRAYDDFVLCPQS